One genomic window of Helicobacter canis includes the following:
- a CDS encoding flagellar hook-length control protein FliK → MLEQVSKIDAVKKTPFPVDPPKQAAPKAEFVPDFKSVLEQSLKAQDTAPQAKPANASIAKATKPITPALQANAKSSTPSPNLPATSTPAQVQSISTPPSTPPSPNTPANKANAPTQATSANLPQASNPLGAALQASASQISGQVSGNAPKSPTQNGQAKSEQDTLESSLAKSLKPQTPALVDSSPQAPQKKSLNDMAKQEPQESFLSKITQNANKADSSTPATPTPTNAPTQSLVDSSGAEVAQSGIAALQASGAAAAMAQDMAIKDSSKIGAGSSVGSSAGGGSPLANAQANAPKSNAPTPANPTAKAPTLGDVVQKAQDLGLNPSKAEFTQQEDEFKNSVQARTGLREAPASEGIKQFFDKQDEMSLRPLFSMLSAANALDAAARRSGKANRIEYAIESKTEKIAIINRGKTLPKNITESRIKNERQERVFEQIQKDIVAGRELDLEQIKAELFASKESDIAPKAPIQGLSQPTQTAQRLASASAAMAASALVQSAQEALKESQKSSKDPKDQNARTKAATNAKDKASPTAQAGKEARVLSPEPESSVQKELARAMEMESSLAEPMQELEPMPKELQELGKPQKTDKASEQKLDSKPESKLAASAALGASAMKQELSKPQVKEMITSFVNQFDQEVKKFKPPMNKISLELNPKELGNIELTITQRGNNLHISVVSNPQAINIFAQNQLDLRQNLIAQGFDGIDLSFSHDSSSQGGFGGDSHNGADQNVRDNQQGFVPLAKDSSEPSMEITLPLYA, encoded by the coding sequence GTGCTAGAGCAAGTAAGTAAGATTGATGCTGTTAAAAAGACTCCGTTTCCTGTGGATCCCCCCAAGCAAGCCGCACCTAAGGCTGAGTTTGTGCCAGATTTTAAAAGTGTGCTTGAGCAATCGCTAAAAGCCCAAGACACAGCCCCACAAGCAAAGCCAGCAAATGCGTCCATAGCCAAAGCCACTAAGCCTATAACCCCTGCCTTACAGGCAAATGCAAAATCTAGCACACCTAGCCCAAATCTCCCTGCCACTAGCACTCCTGCTCAAGTGCAATCTATCTCCACACCACCTAGCACGCCCCCTAGCCCAAATACGCCTGCCAATAAGGCAAACGCCCCTACACAAGCCACTTCTGCCAATCTCCCGCAAGCAAGCAATCCTTTGGGGGCTGCACTGCAGGCTTCTGCATCGCAAATCTCTGGGCAAGTCTCTGGCAATGCACCCAAATCCCCCACTCAAAATGGGCAAGCTAAAAGCGAGCAAGATACACTAGAATCTAGCCTTGCAAAAAGCCTAAAGCCCCAAACCCCTGCCCTAGTGGATTCTAGTCCGCAAGCACCGCAGAAAAAGAGCTTAAATGATATGGCAAAGCAAGAGCCACAAGAGAGCTTCCTATCAAAAATCACGCAAAATGCCAATAAGGCTGATTCTAGCACTCCTGCTACCCCCACTCCCACAAACGCCCCTACTCAAAGCCTAGTGGATTCTAGCGGAGCTGAAGTAGCGCAATCTGGCATAGCCGCTTTGCAAGCTAGCGGGGCTGCTGCAGCTATGGCACAAGATATGGCGATCAAGGATTCTAGCAAGATAGGCGCAGGATCTAGTGTAGGATCTAGCGCAGGCGGGGGCAGCCCTCTAGCCAATGCCCAAGCCAATGCGCCAAAATCTAATGCCCCCACCCCTGCCAACCCTACTGCAAAAGCCCCGACATTAGGCGATGTGGTGCAAAAGGCGCAAGATCTCGGGCTAAACCCTAGCAAAGCAGAATTTACCCAGCAAGAAGATGAGTTTAAAAACTCTGTGCAAGCACGCACGGGCTTGCGCGAAGCCCCAGCAAGTGAAGGGATCAAGCAGTTTTTTGACAAGCAAGATGAGATGAGCTTGCGCCCGCTTTTTTCTATGCTTAGTGCGGCAAATGCCCTTGATGCAGCAGCACGCAGAAGTGGTAAGGCTAATCGCATAGAATACGCCATTGAAAGCAAAACAGAGAAAATTGCTATCATCAATCGCGGCAAGACACTACCCAAAAATATCACAGAATCTAGGATTAAAAACGAGAGACAAGAAAGAGTCTTTGAGCAGATACAAAAAGACATTGTCGCAGGCAGGGAGCTGGACTTAGAGCAGATTAAAGCTGAGCTTTTTGCTAGCAAAGAGAGTGATATAGCCCCAAAAGCACCTATACAAGGGCTATCCCAGCCCACACAAACTGCCCAAAGGCTAGCAAGTGCTAGTGCGGCTATGGCTGCTTCAGCTTTGGTCCAAAGTGCGCAAGAAGCCCTAAAAGAATCCCAAAAATCCAGCAAAGATCCAAAGGATCAAAACGCACGCACAAAGGCTGCGACTAATGCAAAAGACAAAGCCAGCCCCACTGCACAAGCAGGCAAAGAGGCTAGAGTCCTAAGCCCAGAGCCAGAATCTAGCGTGCAAAAGGAGCTAGCCCGCGCTATGGAGATGGAATCTAGCCTAGCAGAGCCTATGCAAGAGCTTGAGCCTATGCCTAAAGAGCTCCAAGAGCTTGGCAAACCCCAAAAGACTGATAAAGCTAGCGAGCAAAAGCTAGATTCTAAGCCAGAATCTAAGCTTGCTGCAAGTGCGGCTTTGGGGGCTAGTGCGATGAAGCAAGAGCTAAGCAAGCCACAGGTTAAAGAGATGATCACTTCATTTGTCAATCAATTTGACCAAGAGGTGAAAAAATTCAAGCCCCCGATGAATAAGATCTCCCTAGAGCTTAATCCCAAAGAGCTAGGCAATATCGAGCTTACAATCACGCAAAGGGGCAATAACTTGCATATAAGCGTAGTATCAAACCCTCAAGCGA
- a CDS encoding GtrA family protein — MKKVLQMSAVKYAIVGGINTLVCWVVILVLMWFGVIPEVANVLGYAVGFANSYILNKTFTFQSTNSHKQDLIRFGVAMGLAYLINLGVLIVCHRVFLVDKYLSQIIAAVFYTASGYIISKFWAFKQ; from the coding sequence GTGAAAAAAGTGCTACAAATGAGTGCGGTGAAATATGCCATTGTCGGCGGGATCAATACGCTTGTGTGCTGGGTTGTGATCCTTGTGCTAATGTGGTTTGGCGTGATCCCAGAAGTGGCAAATGTCCTTGGCTATGCAGTGGGATTTGCCAACTCATATATACTTAATAAGACCTTTACTTTTCAATCTACCAACTCTCATAAGCAAGATCTTATCCGCTTTGGCGTGGCTATGGGGCTAGCCTATCTCATCAATCTTGGCGTGCTGATTGTGTGCCATCGCGTCTTTTTGGTAGATAAATATCTCTCACAAATTATTGCCGCGGTGTTTTATACAGCAAGTGGGTATATTATCAGCAAGTTTTGGGCGTTTAAGCAGTAG
- the rdgB gene encoding RdgB/HAM1 family non-canonical purine NTP pyrophosphatase, which translates to MFQFIVASGNNGKIREIREMLGDLGQVISQKDANILLEPEEWGSTFKDNALIKAKAVFNALPGNLYSVFVIADDSGICVDALGGEPGVKSARYASTTHRNAEDGANRCKLIIELEKRGVTSSRAQFVACVALVGIGSRGEYVEYVANGVCEGEVINKERGHNGFGYDSMFIPDGFSQTLAELPSEVKNSLSHRYKALLQIRDRLAHA; encoded by the coding sequence ATGTTTCAGTTTATTGTCGCTAGTGGGAATAATGGCAAAATCCGCGAGATCCGCGAAATGCTTGGGGATTTGGGGCAGGTGATTAGCCAAAAGGATGCAAATATCTTGCTAGAGCCTGAAGAGTGGGGATCTACTTTTAAAGACAATGCCCTTATCAAGGCAAAAGCTGTGTTTAACGCTCTGCCCGGGAATCTGTATAGTGTGTTTGTGATAGCCGATGATAGCGGGATTTGTGTCGATGCGCTAGGTGGAGAGCCCGGAGTCAAAAGCGCGCGCTATGCAAGCACTACACATAGAAATGCCGAAGATGGCGCGAACCGCTGCAAGCTTATCATCGAGCTAGAGAAAAGAGGGGTTACTAGCTCTAGGGCGCAGTTTGTAGCTTGCGTGGCATTAGTAGGCATAGGATCGCGCGGCGAGTATGTGGAGTATGTGGCAAATGGCGTGTGTGAAGGAGAAGTGATCAATAAAGAGAGAGGGCATAATGGCTTTGGCTATGACTCGATGTTTATCCCAGATGGATTCTCACAAACCCTAGCTGAGCTACCCTCTGAAGTGAAAAACTCCCTATCCCACCGCTACAAAGCCCTGCTGCAAATCCGCGACCGCCTAGCGCACGCCTAG
- a CDS encoding MFS transporter produces the protein MFKAILPLSFVVFLRFLGLFIVLPVISLYVAEFGETSAILLGLAVSGAYLTQIIFQTPFGILSDKIDRKKVVMAGLLIFLIGSVMCALADNIYMLILGRFIQGAGAIGGVVSAQITDLVREEQRTGAMAIMGGGIFASFTLAMLIGPIIGGYVGVAWLFWLTALLTVISMILLLVVPATPKISYSFKQKPQKSARNLNLTIMNCSSFLEKMFMTLIFVVIPLCFVNELGAHKEDLWKIYTPAALCGIFALAPASILAEKYGRAKLVLGYGVGLFLIAYMLLAIGGAENYLWLFVAGITLFFIGFATLEPIMQSLTSKYAKAHERGKALGVFTTYAYAGSFAGGVLGGVLYHHFGIMWIGIIVSIICVLWLGSLLFLANPTKQKNLYLPISEYASDKIATLESTNGIIEIYTNDTEGVIVLKYNSDMLDTHNAQAIADTIKKPQ, from the coding sequence ATGTTCAAGGCAATTCTCCCCCTAAGCTTCGTGGTATTTTTGCGATTTTTAGGGCTATTTATCGTGCTACCTGTGATTTCTTTGTATGTTGCAGAATTTGGCGAGACTTCAGCGATCTTGCTAGGGCTAGCGGTGAGTGGGGCATATCTTACGCAAATCATCTTCCAAACGCCCTTTGGAATCCTAAGCGATAAAATCGATCGCAAAAAGGTCGTTATGGCAGGGCTTTTGATTTTTCTTATCGGCTCTGTTATGTGCGCATTAGCCGATAATATTTATATGCTTATCCTTGGGCGATTTATCCAAGGAGCAGGCGCGATAGGCGGTGTGGTAAGCGCGCAGATCACTGATCTTGTGCGAGAAGAGCAGCGCACAGGGGCTATGGCGATTATGGGTGGGGGGATATTTGCTAGCTTTACACTTGCTATGCTTATTGGTCCAATCATCGGCGGCTATGTCGGCGTGGCGTGGCTCTTTTGGCTTACAGCACTACTGACAGTTATCTCAATGATCTTGCTCCTTGTAGTCCCTGCTACACCTAAAATCTCCTACTCTTTTAAGCAAAAACCACAAAAAAGCGCGCGCAATCTCAATCTCACCATTATGAATTGCAGCTCCTTTTTAGAAAAAATGTTTATGACGCTTATTTTTGTGGTGATTCCTCTGTGCTTTGTCAATGAGCTAGGAGCGCATAAAGAAGATTTATGGAAGATCTACACTCCAGCGGCACTTTGTGGGATTTTCGCCCTAGCACCTGCGAGTATTTTGGCAGAGAAGTATGGCAGGGCGAAGCTCGTGCTAGGCTATGGTGTGGGGCTATTTTTGATCGCATATATGCTGCTTGCCATTGGTGGGGCGGAAAACTACTTATGGCTTTTTGTGGCTGGGATCACGCTATTTTTCATAGGGTTTGCGACTTTAGAGCCTATAATGCAATCACTCACAAGCAAGTATGCTAAGGCGCACGAGAGAGGCAAGGCATTAGGAGTTTTCACCACTTATGCGTATGCAGGGTCGTTTGCAGGTGGGGTGCTAGGGGGCGTGCTATACCACCATTTTGGGATTATGTGGATAGGGATTATTGTCTCAATCATTTGTGTGCTATGGCTAGGCTCTTTGCTCTTCCTAGCAAACCCCACAAAGCAGAAAAATCTCTATCTCCCCATAAGCGAGTATGCTAGCGACAAAATCGCTACCCTAGAATCCACAAATGGCATTATCGAAATCTACACCAACGACACAGAAGGCGTGATTGTTTTAAAATACAATAGCGATATGCTTGATACGCACAATGCCCAAGCCATAGCCGATACCATAAAGAAGCCCCAATGA
- a CDS encoding ATP-binding protein: MTAPIISKKILNIVGRTNAKYKLIQEGDRILLGLSGGKDSMLLATILAYMKKHAPFSFDFKAVTIDYGRGGEYDYIIKYCEQNNIPYERIRTDIYKILEEHKREGTIYCSFCSRMRRGSLYTLALEGGFNKIALGHHLDDAVESFFMNLSFNGALRSMPPIYRAQNGLYVLRPMIFVRERQIRDFIAHNNIYIAPDCNCPINWLPEDKRPKSRANTKKMLETLELENPLLFKSLKNAFSNIHANSFCDERFLDPQES; this comes from the coding sequence ATGACAGCCCCTATAATTAGCAAAAAAATCCTAAACATCGTAGGGCGCACCAATGCCAAATACAAGCTTATACAAGAGGGCGATAGAATCCTACTAGGGCTAAGTGGAGGCAAGGACTCTATGCTGCTTGCTACAATCCTTGCTTATATGAAAAAGCACGCGCCTTTTTCCTTTGACTTTAAGGCAGTTACGATTGATTATGGCAGAGGCGGGGAGTATGACTACATCATCAAGTATTGTGAGCAAAACAATATCCCTTATGAGAGAATCCGCACAGATATTTATAAGATTTTAGAAGAGCATAAACGAGAGGGGACAATTTACTGCAGCTTTTGCTCTAGAATGCGCCGCGGCAGTCTCTATACGCTTGCACTAGAAGGCGGCTTTAACAAAATCGCCCTAGGACATCACTTAGATGATGCGGTGGAGAGCTTTTTTATGAATCTTAGCTTTAATGGTGCGCTGCGCTCTATGCCGCCCATTTATCGCGCGCAAAATGGCTTATATGTCCTGCGACCGATGATTTTCGTGCGTGAGCGACAGATCCGTGATTTTATCGCTCATAACAACATCTACATAGCCCCTGATTGCAACTGCCCGATAAATTGGCTGCCTGAAGACAAACGCCCCAAATCTCGCGCCAACACCAAAAAAATGCTAGAAACCCTAGAGCTTGAGAATCCACTTTTATTCAAATCGCTAAAAAATGCCTTTAGCAATATACACGCAAATAGCTTCTGTGATGAGCGATTTTTAGACCCGCAAGAATCCTAG
- the thrB gene encoding homoserine kinase — translation MILSVPATSANLGPGLDVLGLSLDFRNEFHITRARESSVEIYGEGQGVQRFLADNMFVKIFRKTLEHLGVDEREFRFEFFNKIPVSRGMGSSSAVIVGAIAAAHKVANLPINKQDILEQALVYEPHPDNIAPAAFGGFTISMLGGRVDSRKVSVITHTMPAYLRAVMVIPNRSISTKYSRQSLPKKYSSQDVIYNMSHTSVLSAAIMQEKWDLLRLASRDKLHQERRMRQYPVLFSVQKCALENGALMSTLSGSGSSFFNLCLEGDMSRLLQALQDRFQHFRVIPMRLDNDGLIFSDEKI, via the coding sequence ATGATTCTTAGTGTGCCTGCTACAAGTGCTAATTTGGGACCCGGACTTGATGTGCTTGGGCTTAGTCTAGATTTTCGCAATGAGTTTCATATCACAAGGGCGCGTGAGAGTAGCGTGGAGATCTATGGAGAGGGGCAGGGGGTGCAGCGATTTTTAGCGGATAATATGTTTGTAAAAATTTTCCGCAAGACCTTGGAGCATTTGGGGGTAGATGAGAGAGAATTCCGCTTTGAGTTTTTTAACAAAATCCCTGTATCAAGGGGTATGGGCAGCAGCTCGGCAGTGATTGTGGGGGCGATCGCAGCAGCACATAAGGTGGCAAATCTCCCTATAAACAAGCAAGATATTTTAGAGCAAGCCCTAGTCTATGAGCCACACCCTGATAATATCGCTCCAGCGGCGTTTGGGGGATTTACTATCTCTATGCTAGGGGGCAGGGTGGATTCTAGGAAGGTAAGTGTCATTACGCATACTATGCCTGCATATTTACGCGCGGTTATGGTGATCCCCAATCGCTCTATCTCGACTAAATACTCTCGCCAAAGCCTGCCCAAAAAATACTCAAGCCAAGATGTCATCTACAATATGTCGCACACAAGTGTCTTAAGCGCGGCGATTATGCAAGAAAAGTGGGATTTGCTAAGGCTAGCAAGCAGAGATAAGCTCCACCAAGAGCGCAGAATGCGCCAATATCCTGTGCTTTTTAGCGTGCAAAAATGCGCACTAGAAAATGGCGCGCTAATGAGCACACTTTCAGGCAGTGGGAGTAGCTTTTTTAATCTCTGTTTAGAGGGCGATATGAGCCGCTTGCTTCAAGCCTTGCAAGATAGATTCCAGCATTTTCGCGTGATCCCTATGCGACTTGATAATGATGGGCTTATTTTTAGCGATGAGAAGATATAG
- a CDS encoding DMT family transporter yields the protein MFAVIRHNLGVYFMVLACLEFALIGMCAKILSQEGLPSIEIMFFRNAIGMVFMLYLLSKVKIHKAGGHFFLLLFRGLVGTISLYLFFYNVAHISLGGAFAFQKTSPIFITLIAFFLFKESIGLRGWVGIFIAFAGVLCIFQPFDASLIQIDSKNAMLGVVSGFFAALALVSVRSLRNFYPTEYIAFSFIAIGTILPLCSMMIGAFYAPSGLDFFIAPFVMPDVKSWVFIGAMGIIGVLYQIHITKSYGVAKKAGIVAGVSYLDVVFSVLIGVAFDGVPSVLMLLGIGAIVFGGLILVYRKT from the coding sequence ATGTTTGCAGTGATTAGACATAATCTTGGCGTGTATTTTATGGTGCTTGCCTGCCTAGAGTTTGCTCTTATAGGTATGTGTGCAAAGATTTTAAGTCAAGAGGGGTTGCCTAGCATTGAGATTATGTTTTTCCGCAATGCTATTGGAATGGTATTTATGCTCTATCTGCTAAGTAAAGTCAAAATCCACAAGGCTGGGGGGCATTTTTTCCTACTGCTTTTTCGAGGACTTGTGGGGACGATTTCTTTATATTTGTTTTTTTATAATGTCGCGCATATTTCGCTTGGTGGGGCATTTGCTTTTCAAAAGACCTCGCCTATTTTCATCACGCTTATTGCGTTTTTCTTGTTTAAAGAAAGCATAGGGCTGCGCGGTTGGGTGGGGATTTTCATCGCGTTTGCTGGGGTGCTTTGTATTTTCCAGCCCTTTGATGCTAGCCTAATACAAATTGATAGCAAAAATGCTATGCTTGGTGTGGTGAGTGGGTTTTTTGCCGCATTGGCTCTTGTGAGCGTGCGTAGCTTGCGCAATTTCTATCCCACAGAGTATATCGCCTTTTCATTTATCGCTATTGGGACGATTCTGCCACTTTGCTCTATGATGATAGGGGCATTTTACGCCCCTAGTGGGCTGGATTTTTTCATCGCGCCTTTTGTTATGCCAGATGTGAAGTCGTGGGTGTTTATCGGGGCTATGGGGATTATTGGCGTGCTGTATCAAATCCACATTACCAAAAGCTATGGCGTAGCCAAAAAGGCTGGCATAGTCGCAGGCGTGAGCTATCTTGATGTGGTGTTTTCTGTGCTAATTGGCGTGGCGTTTGATGGCGTGCCTAGTGTGCTAATGCTGCTTGGCATTGGTGCGATTGTCTTTGGGGGGCTAATCTTAGTCTATCGAAAAACTTAG
- a CDS encoding TolC family protein, whose protein sequence is MKILCRSLCVYAVFSCVALSGLSLEEAIDKALRYSAKVQSQMHYVSAATYNKYSTYANFLPTLSSGYTYSYNAPSLSPHYSLNDINLSASINLFRGFKDYLTTAESKQNLVRQQFLLHSARADIILNTRLAYIKILQSKALLNTAQESARLLNEQLKKANSFYQQGLRAKNEVLTMQLQLSNANISLENAKMNLTYALNELENLLGESVQVEQIEEIQKVHLHIYDKQHLIAEILERNPDYLLVKSQVKSADLAFQMTKAQFLPQLDLTGIKHWYIDGAGRANNYYGLQSQVRLNFTLNFFNGLRDGFAYQVKKYDLYALRQNLLQYERNASLQIDGLLRDYANAKHQLTISQDSLHQAKENYIITNNRYLQNLSTYTELINAQLLLTTMQTNINQARYNIVSIQSRIERLVNP, encoded by the coding sequence TTGAAGATATTATGTAGAAGTTTGTGTGTTTATGCTGTGTTTAGCTGTGTGGCTTTGAGCGGATTGTCGCTAGAAGAAGCCATCGATAAAGCCCTACGCTACTCAGCAAAAGTGCAAAGCCAAATGCACTATGTCTCTGCTGCTACTTACAACAAATACTCCACCTACGCGAATTTTTTGCCCACGCTTAGTAGCGGCTATACATATAGCTACAATGCCCCAAGTCTCTCGCCGCACTATTCTTTAAACGACATAAACTTAAGCGCGAGTATAAATCTCTTCCGTGGATTTAAAGACTATTTGACCACCGCAGAATCTAAGCAAAATCTTGTCCGCCAGCAGTTTTTGCTCCATAGCGCTAGAGCAGATATTATCCTAAACACTAGACTTGCATATATCAAAATCTTACAGAGCAAGGCTTTGCTAAACACCGCGCAAGAATCCGCCCGCTTGCTTAATGAGCAGCTTAAAAAGGCAAATTCTTTCTACCAGCAGGGCTTGCGTGCCAAAAATGAAGTGCTTACAATGCAGCTACAACTCTCTAATGCCAATATTTCCCTAGAAAATGCCAAGATGAATCTAACCTACGCGCTTAATGAGCTAGAGAATTTGCTTGGGGAGAGTGTGCAAGTAGAGCAAATAGAAGAGATACAAAAGGTGCATTTACACATTTATGACAAGCAGCATTTAATCGCAGAGATTCTAGAGCGCAATCCCGACTATCTCCTAGTCAAATCCCAAGTCAAATCCGCGGATCTAGCCTTCCAAATGACAAAGGCGCAGTTTCTCCCCCAGCTTGATCTAACAGGCATTAAACATTGGTATATCGATGGCGCAGGCAGGGCAAACAACTACTACGGCTTGCAATCACAAGTGCGACTAAACTTCACGCTAAATTTCTTCAACGGCTTGCGCGATGGCTTTGCCTATCAGGTCAAAAAGTATGATTTATACGCGCTTAGGCAAAATCTCTTGCAGTATGAGAGAAATGCGAGCTTGCAAATCGATGGGCTTTTGCGTGATTATGCCAATGCCAAGCACCAGCTTACTATCTCGCAAGATTCTCTCCACCAAGCCAAAGAGAATTACATCATCACAAACAACCGCTATTTGCAAAATCTCTCCACTTACACCGAGCTAATCAACGCCCAACTACTGCTTACAACAATGCAGACAAACATCAACCAAGCGCGTTATAATATCGTGAGCATTCAATCTAGGATAGAGCGTTTAGTCAATCCATAG
- a CDS encoding C40 family peptidase: MRAVVSLRFVVCVGVCGVYVQGCFLQDFNAHARQAGYGTQTQSEKSRRKHTALESTFDKIPQSSSKVTQAAWQSTNPNDEKVDSSVIGVLLSQQSRWKFTPYVSGGVKRSGADCSGFVQSVFSESFGAQLPRTTIDQMKGGKKIKQSKLQAGDLVFFKTGRGALGYHVGIYLQDGEFLHLSAKGGAKIASLSHSYWKPKFIKAVRYDIP; the protein is encoded by the coding sequence ATGCGAGCGGTAGTGTCCTTGCGGTTTGTTGTTTGTGTCGGTGTTTGTGGTGTGTATGTGCAGGGCTGCTTTTTGCAGGACTTTAATGCACACGCCCGCCAAGCAGGCTATGGCACACAAACACAGAGTGAAAAATCCCGCCGCAAGCACACTGCCCTAGAATCCACTTTTGACAAAATACCCCAATCATCATCGAAAGTCACGCAAGCGGCGTGGCAATCCACAAACCCAAATGATGAAAAAGTGGATTCTAGTGTGATTGGCGTGCTCCTCTCCCAGCAGAGTCGCTGGAAATTTACGCCCTATGTCTCTGGAGGTGTGAAAAGGAGCGGAGCAGACTGCAGTGGCTTTGTGCAAAGTGTGTTTAGTGAGAGCTTTGGGGCACAGCTCCCTCGCACGACTATTGATCAAATGAAAGGCGGCAAAAAGATCAAGCAAAGCAAGCTACAAGCGGGGGATTTGGTGTTTTTCAAAACAGGGCGAGGTGCGCTTGGCTATCATGTGGGGATTTATCTACAAGATGGCGAGTTTCTGCACCTATCAGCAAAAGGTGGCGCGAAAATTGCTAGTCTTTCTCATAGCTATTGGAAGCCTAAGTTTATCAAGGCTGTGCGCTATGATATTCCCTAG
- a CDS encoding EscU/YscU/HrcU family type III secretion system export apparatus switch protein: MQKAAALAYNAQQDRAPKVLASGKGSIAEKIIAKAKEYDVPLFANEELVDMLLQVEIESEIPVELYEAVVRVFVWLNRLESNAQLSRI; this comes from the coding sequence ATGCAAAAAGCAGCAGCCCTAGCCTATAACGCCCAGCAAGATCGCGCCCCAAAGGTGCTAGCAAGCGGCAAGGGTAGTATCGCAGAAAAAATCATCGCTAAGGCTAAAGAATACGATGTCCCTTTATTTGCCAATGAAGAGCTAGTGGATATGCTTTTGCAAGTAGAGATTGAAAGCGAGATTCCAGTGGAGCTGTATGAAGCGGTGGTGAGAGTGTTTGTATGGCTTAATCGCCTAGAGTCTAACGCCCAGCTAAGTCGCATATAA
- the ribE gene encoding riboflavin synthase: MFSGLVREIAKVRALENNILRLESTYTPQIGDSIAVNGMCLTVIALHSDGFSLEISKHSAQSVAMENYTKCVHIEPALRADSRLDGHFVQGHIDSIGTITAINPHANQTLFTIAADEPTLQLAIPQGSITIDGISLTISSVQRDSFTLTLIPHTMQNTLFASYRVGRRVNIETDVLVRSVAHILAKMSNAESMRAFAANALNTKPKPSWSELDDIALRY; encoded by the coding sequence ATGTTTAGTGGATTGGTGCGAGAGATCGCAAAGGTGCGTGCGTTAGAAAACAACATCTTGCGACTTGAGAGCACATATACACCGCAAATTGGCGATAGTATCGCGGTCAATGGTATGTGCTTGACAGTGATCGCACTTCATAGCGATGGCTTTTCCCTAGAGATTTCTAAGCATTCAGCCCAAAGCGTAGCTATGGAGAATTACACTAAGTGTGTGCATATCGAGCCTGCACTGCGAGCGGACTCTCGGCTAGATGGGCATTTCGTGCAGGGGCATATTGATAGCATTGGCACAATCACTGCCATAAATCCCCACGCTAATCAAACGCTTTTTACCATAGCAGCAGATGAGCCTACACTGCAGCTTGCTATCCCACAAGGCTCTATCACAATCGATGGCATTAGCCTAACGATTTCTAGCGTGCAGCGCGATAGCTTCACACTCACACTTATCCCCCACACAATGCAAAACACCTTGTTTGCAAGCTATCGCGTAGGGCGCAGGGTCAATATTGAAACAGATGTGCTTGTGCGATCAGTGGCACATATCCTTGCCAAAATGAGCAATGCAGAATCTATGCGTGCCTTTGCCGCAAATGCTCTAAACACTAAGCCAAAGCCAAGCTGGAGCGAGCTTGATGATATTGCCCTAAGGTATTAG
- a CDS encoding TatD family hydrolase, with translation MQATMPLFIDTHCHLDDERYITDLAQVIAQAKELGVKACIIPAASPSTLNRARDIAQQYPHIYFACGLHPCEISHENASISNRSTLQECFSLLDEPQCIAIGECGLDYYHFLESTSKQEQKRNQAEVFIAHIEQAIARDLPLIVHIREASNDAYEILSQYPKARGVLHCYNADEILLKLSDRFYYGIGGVATFKNARRLLEALPKIPLNRIVLETDAPYLTPHPHRGQRNSPEYIPLIAQRVAEILSVPQEQLADISTSNACELFGI, from the coding sequence ATGCAAGCCACAATGCCACTATTTATCGATACACACTGCCATCTTGATGATGAGCGTTATATAACAGATCTAGCGCAAGTTATAGCACAAGCCAAAGAGCTTGGGGTAAAGGCGTGCATTATCCCAGCTGCTAGCCCATCTACGCTTAATCGCGCTAGAGACATAGCCCAGCAATATCCGCATATTTACTTCGCTTGCGGACTGCACCCTTGCGAGATTAGCCACGAGAATGCTAGCATAAGCAATCGCTCCACCCTGCAAGAGTGCTTTAGCCTACTTGATGAGCCACAATGTATCGCCATAGGTGAATGTGGGCTAGATTATTACCACTTCTTAGAATCCACTTCTAAGCAGGAGCAAAAGCGCAACCAAGCAGAAGTTTTTATCGCGCATATTGAGCAGGCAATAGCGCGGGATTTGCCCCTAATTGTGCATATACGAGAAGCGAGCAATGATGCCTATGAGATTTTATCCCAATACCCAAAGGCACGCGGTGTGCTGCACTGCTACAATGCCGATGAGATTTTGCTAAAGCTTAGTGATCGCTTTTACTATGGCATTGGTGGGGTGGCGACATTTAAAAATGCTAGAAGACTCCTAGAAGCCCTGCCTAAAATCCCATTAAATCGCATTGTCCTAGAAACTGACGCCCCCTATCTCACCCCACACCCACACAGAGGGCAGCGCAATAGCCCAGAGTATATCCCGCTAATCGCCCAAAGAGTCGCAGAGATCTTATCAGTCCCACAAGAGCAGCTAGCAGATATTAGCACAAGTAATGCGTGTGAGTTGTTTGGTATCTAA